A window of Ictidomys tridecemlineatus isolate mIctTri1 chromosome 1, mIctTri1.hap1, whole genome shotgun sequence contains these coding sequences:
- the Zwint gene encoding outer kinetochore KNL1 complex subunit ZWINT isoform X2, with protein MEAVETQAEARVLEVLAEVADIVEPIGLQEEAELPARILAEFLSNSRKKDKLLCSQLQVVYFLQNFLAQEDIAQDLGPLASEDLSRQKATEAKEQWKELKATYQEHVDAITSITTQALPQMEEVQRKRVQLQEAFEQLQAKKQAVMEKFKAAQKQRKLQQEKHLQSLAEVSAGLKERQKGIQQKLEQLHQELGTLKKQAEWEQDKLQRRKTKAIEIHIPESESFISITKTPGSYRNLI; from the exons ATGGAGGCGGTAGAGACGCAGGCGGAAGCTCGAGTTTTAGA GGTCCTGGCTGAAGTGGCAGACATTGTGGAACCTATAGGCTTACAGGAAGAGGCGGAGCTGCCAGCTCGGATCCTGGCTGAGTTTTTGAGC AATTCCCGAAAGAAAGACAAGCTGCTCTGCAGCCAACTTCAGGTAGTATACTTCCTACAGAATTTCCTGGCTCAGGAGGACATTGCCCAGGACCTGGGCCCCTTGGCTTCTGAAGACTTGAGCC GACAGAAGGCAACTGAAGCCAAAGAACAATGGAAAGAGCTGAAGGCTACCTATCAAGAGCATGTAGACGCCATAACAAGCATCACGACCCAGGCCCTGCCCCAGATGGAGGAGGTCCAAAGGAAGCGTGTTCAGCTCCAGGAGGCCTTTGAGCAGCTCCAAGCCAAG AAGCAAGCAGTAATGGAGAAATTCAAAGCCGCCCAGAAGCAGCGGAAACTACAACAG GAGAAACATCTGCAGAGTCTGGCAGAAGTCTCTGCAGGGCTGAAGGAACGTCAGAAGGGAATTCAGCAGAAGCTTGAGCAGCTACATCAGGAACTTGGAACCTTGAAAAAGCAGGCAGAATGGGAACAGGATAAACTGCAGAG GAGAAAAACTAAAGCCATAGAGATTCATATACCTGAAAGT GAGTCATTTATTTCAATCACGAAGACACCTGGAAGCTACAGGAATCTCATCTAA
- the Zwint gene encoding outer kinetochore KNL1 complex subunit ZWINT isoform X1: MEAVETQAEARVLEVLAEVADIVEPIGLQEEAELPARILAEFLSNSRKKDKLLCSQLQVVYFLQNFLAQEDIAQDLGPLASEDLSRQKATEAKEQWKELKATYQEHVDAITSITTQALPQMEEVQRKRVQLQEAFEQLQAKKQAVMEKFKAAQKQRKLQQEKHLQSLAEVSAGLKERQKGIQQKLEQLHQELGTLKKQAEWEQDKLQRHQTFLQLLYTLQGKQLVPEAEAESRATTGATLPHVTA, translated from the exons ATGGAGGCGGTAGAGACGCAGGCGGAAGCTCGAGTTTTAGA GGTCCTGGCTGAAGTGGCAGACATTGTGGAACCTATAGGCTTACAGGAAGAGGCGGAGCTGCCAGCTCGGATCCTGGCTGAGTTTTTGAGC AATTCCCGAAAGAAAGACAAGCTGCTCTGCAGCCAACTTCAGGTAGTATACTTCCTACAGAATTTCCTGGCTCAGGAGGACATTGCCCAGGACCTGGGCCCCTTGGCTTCTGAAGACTTGAGCC GACAGAAGGCAACTGAAGCCAAAGAACAATGGAAAGAGCTGAAGGCTACCTATCAAGAGCATGTAGACGCCATAACAAGCATCACGACCCAGGCCCTGCCCCAGATGGAGGAGGTCCAAAGGAAGCGTGTTCAGCTCCAGGAGGCCTTTGAGCAGCTCCAAGCCAAG AAGCAAGCAGTAATGGAGAAATTCAAAGCCGCCCAGAAGCAGCGGAAACTACAACAG GAGAAACATCTGCAGAGTCTGGCAGAAGTCTCTGCAGGGCTGAAGGAACGTCAGAAGGGAATTCAGCAGAAGCTTGAGCAGCTACATCAGGAACTTGGAACCTTGAAAAAGCAGGCAGAATGGGAACAGGATAAACTGCAGAG GCACCAGACCTTCCTTCAGCTCCTGTATACCCTGCAGGGTAAGCAGCTGGTCCCTGAGGCAGAGGCTGAGAGCAGAGCTACTACAGGAGCTACCCTTCCACATGTAACTGCTTAA